From Magnolia sinica isolate HGM2019 chromosome 13, MsV1, whole genome shotgun sequence, one genomic window encodes:
- the LOC131222786 gene encoding receptor-like serine/threonine-protein kinase ALE2 isoform X3 encodes MEQRAVFLALFLCVVGSLLHGSKGFAKSPSPTMPHALPPIEERTPSSGHHGKPPRKNTSSPVPLPKGPISPLPTALPPKSELLPPIIQGPLPASVPQNAPTHHISKEHKHPRGASPSAKNQTPHAPSTGASLSPTETPSPTTEPEAPTPSPSVTAPSSQIEVPIYPPTIYSSGSSPRKPRIPARSPARALPPPPPNQDCSALSCREPLTNTPPGSPCGCVLPMQVGLRLGVALLTFFTLVAELAQEIASGVFMKQSQVRIMGANTAIQNPGETDVFLDLVPFGEKFDNITTFLMYENFWHKRVVIKISIFGDYQVLYVRYPGLPPSPPLAPTDITINDAGQLPRDNHPRALHPFGVDVRKQKERLDGSLIAVIVLSSAILLVFFLGAMWLLLWKLRNHTCQPAPTLQTLVPLGKPSVGAGSIIFGSGPSSPSLSFGSSIATYTGSAKTFSLAEMEKATDNFDASTILGEGGFGRVFKGVLEDGTKVAVKVLKRDDRQGTREFLAEVEMLSRLHHRNLVKLIGICTEEHSRSLVYELIPNGSVESHLHGVDKETASLDWDARTKIALGSARGLAYLHEDSSPRVIHRDFKSSNILLEYDFTPKVSDFGLAKTALDEESEHISTRIVGTFGYVAPEYAMTGHLLVKSDVYSYGVVLLELLTGKKPIDMTQPPGQENLVTWARPLLTSKEGLQMLIDPALGPDFPFDSVAKVAAIASMCVQPEVTHRPFMGEVVQALKLVCNECDEKRGGSGSCSQDNLSPQDTDTRVSIASGQLPSTHSFLMANYGSGLEAERVLSTSDIFSTSARFTRHESGSFRRHSSSGPLRMTRHGWFWQRGLSSGSVSEHGIAFKLWAGSDGGRKWP; translated from the exons ATGGAGCAGCGAGCGGTTTTCTTGGCGCTGTTTCTCTGCGTAGTTGGTTCTTTACTTCATGGATCGAAAG GTTTTGCTAAATCCCCATCACCAACAATGCCTCATGCACTTCCTCCTATTGAAGAAAGAACACCTAGCTCTGGACATCATGGAAAACCACCAAGAAAAAACACATCAAGCCCAGTACCTCTGCCAAAAG GACCCATCTCACCTCTTCCAACAGCATTGCCGCCCAAGTCAGAACTTCTGCCTCCAATCATCCAAGGGCCACTACCAGCATCTGTGCCACAAAATGCACCGACTCATCACATAAGTAAGGAGCATAAACACCCAAGGGGGGCATCTCCATCTGCTAAGAATCAGACACCACATGCACCCAGTACAG GTGCTTCCCTCTCCCCTACGGAAACCCCCTCTCCAACAACTGAACCGGAAGCCCCTACACCTTCTCCCTCAGTGACGGCTCCATCCAGCCAAATTGAAG TTCCCATTTATCCCCCCACAATTTACTCATCTGGGTCTTCTCCAAGGAAGCCAAGGATACCAGCGCGGTCACCTGCTCGAGCATTACCGCCTCCGCCTCCTAATCAAG ATTGTTCGGCACTGTCATGTAGAGAGCCATTAACAAATACCCCCCCAGGATCACCTTGCGGCTGTGTATTGCCGATGCAGGTTGGACTGCGTTTGGGTGTGGCACTGCTCACGTTCTTCACTTTGGTTGCTGAGCTGGCCCAAGAAATTGCATCTGGAGTTTTCATGAAACAAAGCCAGGTCCGCATTATGGGAGCAAATACGGCAATCCAAAATCCCGGCGAGACTGATGTCTTCCTTGATCTTGTACCGTTTGGAGAAAAATTTGACAACATTACAACATTTCTGATGTATGAGAATTTCTGGCATAAACGGGTGGTCATAAAGATTTCCATCTTCGGTGACTACCAAGTGTTGTATGTTCGTTATCCAG GCCTTCCACCCTCACCACCTTTGGCACCCACAGACATTACGATCAATGATGCTGGGCAACTTCCTAGAGACAATCACCCAAGGGCATTGCATCCTTTTGGGGTTGATGTGAGGAAACAAAAAGAAAGACTGGATGGGAGCCTAATTGCCGTCATAGTTCTGTCATCGGCTATacttcttgttttctttcttggAGCCATGTGGCTTTTGCTGTGGAAACTCAGAAACCATACTTGTCAGCCAGCACCAACTCTGCAGACTTTAGTACCTCTTGGAAAGCCATCAG TAGGTGCAGGATCGATAATATTTGGCAGTGGGCCCAGTTCTCCATCGCTGTCCTTCGGCTCTAGCATCGCAACATATACAGGATCTGCTAAAACATTCAGCTTAGCTGAGATGGAGAAAGCCACTGATAATTTTGATGCTTCAACAATACTTGGAGAAGGTGGTTTTGGGCGTGTGTTCAAAGGTGTCCTTGAGGACGGAACAAAGGTGGCTGTGAAAGTTCTCAAGAGAGACGATCGTCAGGGTACCCGGGAGTTCTTGGCGGAGGTTGAGATGCTTAGCCGTTTGCATCACAGGAACTTGGTCAAGTTGATCGGTATATGCACTGAGGAGCATAGCCGCAGCCTGGTCTATGAACTCATTCCAAATGGCAGTGTGGAATCTCATTTGCATG GAGTGGACAAGGAAACTGCTTCACTTGATTGGGATGCGCGAACGAAGATTGCACTTGGTTCAGCTCGAGGTCTTGCCTATCTGCATGAAGATTCAAGCCCTCGTGTTATCCATCGGGATTTCAAGTCCAGCAACATCTTATTGGAATATGATTTTACTCCCAAAGTGTCTGATTTTGGCTTGGCTAAGACAGCCCTGGATGAGGAAAGCGAGCATATCTCGACCCGCATAGTGGGAACTTTTGG CTATGTAGCTCCTGAGTATGCGATGACAGGACATCTGCTCGTCAAGAGTGATGTTTACAGCTATGGTGTCGTCCTTCTTGAGCTTTTAACCGGAAAGAAACCCATAGACATGACACAACCTCCGGGTCAAGAGAACCTAGTCACTTGGGCCCGTCCGCTTCTCACAAGCAAGGAGGGGTTACAGATGCTCATTGATCCGGCTCTTGGTCCTGATTTCCCGTTCGACAGTGTTGCCAAAGTAGCTGCCATTGCTTCGATGTGCGTTCAGCCGGAAGTCACCCACCGTCCTTTCATGGGCGAGGTTGTGCAGGCCTTGAAGCTAGTATGCAATGAGTGTGATGAGAAGAGAGGGGGGTCTGGCAGCTGTAGCCAGGACAATTTATCCCCTCAGGACACTGATACGAGGGTCAGCATTGCTTCCGGTCAGCTGCCATCAACCCACTCCTTTCTTATGGCTAATTACGGATCGGGCCTTGAAGCCGAGCGTGTGCTATCAACATCGGACATATTCAGCACGTCAGCGCGGTTCACGAGGCATGAATCGGGATCGTTTAGGAGGCATTCGAGTTCGGGACCTCTGAGAATGACTCGGCATGGGTGGTTTTGGCAAAGGGGCCTGTCTAGTGGCAGTGTGAGCGAGCATGGTATTGCATTTAAGTTATGGGCCGGATCAGACGGTGGCAGAAAGTGGCCATGA
- the LOC131222786 gene encoding receptor-like serine/threonine-protein kinase ALE2 isoform X2: MEQRAVFLALFLCVVGSLLHGSKGFAKSPSPTMPHALPPIEERTPSSGHHGKPPRKNTSSPVPLPKGPISPLPTALPPKSELLPPIIQGPLPASVPQNAPTHHISKEHKHPRGASPSAKNQTPHAPSTGISPVTAPPGREGREPSNNGSPLPIPFLNPKPPASKRVRSPASAPAVSISFHKHHARKNASSPASAPSHVFPPPSYHQGPVIPQAPSQAPVVLTKRSRHKPHGPPPSSQGASLSPTETPSPTTEPEAPTPSPSVTAPSSQIEVPIYPPTIYSSGSSPRKPRIPARSPARALPPPPPNQDCSALSCREPLTNTPPGSPCGCVLPMQVGLRLGVALLTFFTLVAELAQEIASGVFMKQSQVRIMGANTAIQNPGETDVFLDLVPFGEKFDNITTFLMYENFWHKRVVIKISIFGDYQVLYVRYPGLPPSPPLAPTDITINDAGQLPRDNHPRALHPFGVDVRKQKERLDGSLIAVIVLSSAILLVFFLGAMWLLLWKLRNHTCQPAPTLQTLVPLGKPSGAGSIIFGSGPSSPSLSFGSSIATYTGSAKTFSLAEMEKATDNFDASTILGEGGFGRVFKGVLEDGTKVAVKVLKRDDRQGTREFLAEVEMLSRLHHRNLVKLIGICTEEHSRSLVYELIPNGSVESHLHGVDKETASLDWDARTKIALGSARGLAYLHEDSSPRVIHRDFKSSNILLEYDFTPKVSDFGLAKTALDEESEHISTRIVGTFGYVAPEYAMTGHLLVKSDVYSYGVVLLELLTGKKPIDMTQPPGQENLVTWARPLLTSKEGLQMLIDPALGPDFPFDSVAKVAAIASMCVQPEVTHRPFMGEVVQALKLVCNECDEKRGGSGSCSQDNLSPQDTDTRVSIASGQLPSTHSFLMANYGSGLEAERVLSTSDIFSTSARFTRHESGSFRRHSSSGPLRMTRHGWFWQRGLSSGSVSEHGIAFKLWAGSDGGRKWP, encoded by the exons ATGGAGCAGCGAGCGGTTTTCTTGGCGCTGTTTCTCTGCGTAGTTGGTTCTTTACTTCATGGATCGAAAG GTTTTGCTAAATCCCCATCACCAACAATGCCTCATGCACTTCCTCCTATTGAAGAAAGAACACCTAGCTCTGGACATCATGGAAAACCACCAAGAAAAAACACATCAAGCCCAGTACCTCTGCCAAAAG GACCCATCTCACCTCTTCCAACAGCATTGCCGCCCAAGTCAGAACTTCTGCCTCCAATCATCCAAGGGCCACTACCAGCATCTGTGCCACAAAATGCACCGACTCATCACATAAGTAAGGAGCATAAACACCCAAGGGGGGCATCTCCATCTGCTAAGAATCAGACACCACATGCACCCAGTACAG GCATATCTCCTGTTACGGCCCCACCTGGGCGTGAGGGCCGAGAGCCTTCAAATAATGGATCTCCCCTGCCCATCCCATTTCTTAATCCCAAACCTCCAGCAAGTAAAAGGGTTCGTAGTCCTGCATCTGCACCTGCAGTGTCAATCTCATTTCACAAGCATCATGCAAGGAAAAATGCCAGCAGCCCTGCATCTGCACCTTCTCATGTGTTTCCTCCACCATCCTACCATCAAG GCCCAGTGATCCCTCAAGCTCCGTCACAAGCTCCGGTGGTACTCACTAAGAGGAGTAGACACAAGCCACATGGTCCTCCACCCTCTAGTCAAG GTGCTTCCCTCTCCCCTACGGAAACCCCCTCTCCAACAACTGAACCGGAAGCCCCTACACCTTCTCCCTCAGTGACGGCTCCATCCAGCCAAATTGAAG TTCCCATTTATCCCCCCACAATTTACTCATCTGGGTCTTCTCCAAGGAAGCCAAGGATACCAGCGCGGTCACCTGCTCGAGCATTACCGCCTCCGCCTCCTAATCAAG ATTGTTCGGCACTGTCATGTAGAGAGCCATTAACAAATACCCCCCCAGGATCACCTTGCGGCTGTGTATTGCCGATGCAGGTTGGACTGCGTTTGGGTGTGGCACTGCTCACGTTCTTCACTTTGGTTGCTGAGCTGGCCCAAGAAATTGCATCTGGAGTTTTCATGAAACAAAGCCAGGTCCGCATTATGGGAGCAAATACGGCAATCCAAAATCCCGGCGAGACTGATGTCTTCCTTGATCTTGTACCGTTTGGAGAAAAATTTGACAACATTACAACATTTCTGATGTATGAGAATTTCTGGCATAAACGGGTGGTCATAAAGATTTCCATCTTCGGTGACTACCAAGTGTTGTATGTTCGTTATCCAG GCCTTCCACCCTCACCACCTTTGGCACCCACAGACATTACGATCAATGATGCTGGGCAACTTCCTAGAGACAATCACCCAAGGGCATTGCATCCTTTTGGGGTTGATGTGAGGAAACAAAAAGAAAGACTGGATGGGAGCCTAATTGCCGTCATAGTTCTGTCATCGGCTATacttcttgttttctttcttggAGCCATGTGGCTTTTGCTGTGGAAACTCAGAAACCATACTTGTCAGCCAGCACCAACTCTGCAGACTTTAGTACCTCTTGGAAAGCCATCAG GTGCAGGATCGATAATATTTGGCAGTGGGCCCAGTTCTCCATCGCTGTCCTTCGGCTCTAGCATCGCAACATATACAGGATCTGCTAAAACATTCAGCTTAGCTGAGATGGAGAAAGCCACTGATAATTTTGATGCTTCAACAATACTTGGAGAAGGTGGTTTTGGGCGTGTGTTCAAAGGTGTCCTTGAGGACGGAACAAAGGTGGCTGTGAAAGTTCTCAAGAGAGACGATCGTCAGGGTACCCGGGAGTTCTTGGCGGAGGTTGAGATGCTTAGCCGTTTGCATCACAGGAACTTGGTCAAGTTGATCGGTATATGCACTGAGGAGCATAGCCGCAGCCTGGTCTATGAACTCATTCCAAATGGCAGTGTGGAATCTCATTTGCATG GAGTGGACAAGGAAACTGCTTCACTTGATTGGGATGCGCGAACGAAGATTGCACTTGGTTCAGCTCGAGGTCTTGCCTATCTGCATGAAGATTCAAGCCCTCGTGTTATCCATCGGGATTTCAAGTCCAGCAACATCTTATTGGAATATGATTTTACTCCCAAAGTGTCTGATTTTGGCTTGGCTAAGACAGCCCTGGATGAGGAAAGCGAGCATATCTCGACCCGCATAGTGGGAACTTTTGG CTATGTAGCTCCTGAGTATGCGATGACAGGACATCTGCTCGTCAAGAGTGATGTTTACAGCTATGGTGTCGTCCTTCTTGAGCTTTTAACCGGAAAGAAACCCATAGACATGACACAACCTCCGGGTCAAGAGAACCTAGTCACTTGGGCCCGTCCGCTTCTCACAAGCAAGGAGGGGTTACAGATGCTCATTGATCCGGCTCTTGGTCCTGATTTCCCGTTCGACAGTGTTGCCAAAGTAGCTGCCATTGCTTCGATGTGCGTTCAGCCGGAAGTCACCCACCGTCCTTTCATGGGCGAGGTTGTGCAGGCCTTGAAGCTAGTATGCAATGAGTGTGATGAGAAGAGAGGGGGGTCTGGCAGCTGTAGCCAGGACAATTTATCCCCTCAGGACACTGATACGAGGGTCAGCATTGCTTCCGGTCAGCTGCCATCAACCCACTCCTTTCTTATGGCTAATTACGGATCGGGCCTTGAAGCCGAGCGTGTGCTATCAACATCGGACATATTCAGCACGTCAGCGCGGTTCACGAGGCATGAATCGGGATCGTTTAGGAGGCATTCGAGTTCGGGACCTCTGAGAATGACTCGGCATGGGTGGTTTTGGCAAAGGGGCCTGTCTAGTGGCAGTGTGAGCGAGCATGGTATTGCATTTAAGTTATGGGCCGGATCAGACGGTGGCAGAAAGTGGCCATGA
- the LOC131222787 gene encoding zinc transporter 4, chloroplastic-like, producing MSFLEDLEPFLYITQNIRNNTQLFQERLSELISGSMATTSCGRAESDECRDEAAALPLKLVAIGAILIAGVAGVALPLVGKKRRFLQTDGNVFVVAKAFAAGVILATGFVHMLPDGAKALTNKCLPRWPWAKFPFAEFVAMLASLGTLVIDFVGTQFYERRHEEDRRKEEESRGRASDDRVESVESGIVASRTGAKVFGEEEGGGMHIVGMHAHAASHRHSHPHGNHSCDGASRKAGHAHSVAWGEAEDEEGSSSHVRHVVVSQVLELGIVSHSVIIGLSLGVSQSPCIIRPLIGALAFHQFFEGFALGGCISQAQFKTLSATLMACFFAVTTPAGIGIGAAIASFYNPNSPRALVVEGMFDSVSAGILVYMALVDLIAADFLSRRMSCNVRLQVVSYFALILGAALMSSLAIWA from the exons ATGTCGTTTCTCGAG GATCTAGAGCCGTTTCTCTACATCACCCAAAATATCAGAAACAATACCCAGCTTTTCCAAG AGAGGCTATCGGAGCTGATTTCTGGATCGATGGCGACGACGAGCTGCGGCCGGGCCGAGTCTGATGAGTGCCGCGACGAGGCCGCGGCGTTGCCGCTGAAATTGGTGGCGATTGGGGCAATTCTCATTGCCGGGGTCGCCGGCGTGGCGCTCCCGCTCGTCGGCAAGAAGCGCCGGTTCCTGCAGACGGACGGCAACGTATTCGTCGTCGCGAAGGCGTTCGCTGCCGGCGTGATCCTGGCGACGGGGTTTGTCCACATGCTACCGGACGGCGCCAAGGCGCTGACGAACAAGTGCCTGCCGCGATGGCCGTGGGCCAAGTTCCCGTTCGCCGAGTTCGTCGCGATGCTGGCGTCGCTTGGTACGCTAGTCATCGACTTCGTCGGGACTCAGTTCTACGAGCGGAGGCACGAGGAGGATAGGCGGAAGGAGGAGGAGAGCCGGGGGAGGGCGAGTGACGACCGAGTCGAATCGGTGGAATCGGGGATCGTGGCGAGTCGAACCGGTGCAAAGGTATTTGGGGAGGAAGAGGGCGGGGGAATGCACATCGTGGGGATGCACGCGCACGCCGCGTCGCACCGCCACAGCCATCCGCACGGGAACCACTCGTGCGACGGGGCCTCGCGGAAGGCGGGCCACGCGCACTCGGTTGCATGGGGCGAGGCCGAAGATGAGGAGGGGTCGTCGTCGCACGTGCGGCACGTCGTCGTGTCTCAG gTGCTGGAGCTTGGGATCGTGTCGCATTCGGTGATAATCGGGCTGTCTCTCGGGGTATCCCAGAGTCCTTGCATAATCAGGCCGCTCATTGGGGCTTTGGCATTCCATCAGTTCTTTGAAGGGTTTGCTTTGGGTGGATGCATCTCTCAG GCCCAATTCAAAACACTCTCAGCTACATTGATGGCATGCTTCTTCGCAGTCACCACGCCCGCTGGTATTGGCATCGGTGCTGCGATAGCATCCTTCTACAACCCCAACAGCCCCAGGGCATTGGTCGTGGAGGGAATGTTCGACTCTGTCTCTGCTGGCATCCTTGTCTACATGGCCTTGGTGGATTTGATCGCGGCCGATTTTCTCAGCCGGAGGATGAGCTGCAATGTCCGCCTCCAGGTGGTGTCCTACTTTGCCCTGATCCTCGGGGCTGCTTTGATGTCTTCACTTGCAATCTGGGCATGA
- the LOC131222786 gene encoding receptor-like serine/threonine-protein kinase ALE2 isoform X1 — translation MEQRAVFLALFLCVVGSLLHGSKGFAKSPSPTMPHALPPIEERTPSSGHHGKPPRKNTSSPVPLPKGPISPLPTALPPKSELLPPIIQGPLPASVPQNAPTHHISKEHKHPRGASPSAKNQTPHAPSTGISPVTAPPGREGREPSNNGSPLPIPFLNPKPPASKRVRSPASAPAVSISFHKHHARKNASSPASAPSHVFPPPSYHQGPVIPQAPSQAPVVLTKRSRHKPHGPPPSSQGASLSPTETPSPTTEPEAPTPSPSVTAPSSQIEVPIYPPTIYSSGSSPRKPRIPARSPARALPPPPPNQDCSALSCREPLTNTPPGSPCGCVLPMQVGLRLGVALLTFFTLVAELAQEIASGVFMKQSQVRIMGANTAIQNPGETDVFLDLVPFGEKFDNITTFLMYENFWHKRVVIKISIFGDYQVLYVRYPGLPPSPPLAPTDITINDAGQLPRDNHPRALHPFGVDVRKQKERLDGSLIAVIVLSSAILLVFFLGAMWLLLWKLRNHTCQPAPTLQTLVPLGKPSVGAGSIIFGSGPSSPSLSFGSSIATYTGSAKTFSLAEMEKATDNFDASTILGEGGFGRVFKGVLEDGTKVAVKVLKRDDRQGTREFLAEVEMLSRLHHRNLVKLIGICTEEHSRSLVYELIPNGSVESHLHGVDKETASLDWDARTKIALGSARGLAYLHEDSSPRVIHRDFKSSNILLEYDFTPKVSDFGLAKTALDEESEHISTRIVGTFGYVAPEYAMTGHLLVKSDVYSYGVVLLELLTGKKPIDMTQPPGQENLVTWARPLLTSKEGLQMLIDPALGPDFPFDSVAKVAAIASMCVQPEVTHRPFMGEVVQALKLVCNECDEKRGGSGSCSQDNLSPQDTDTRVSIASGQLPSTHSFLMANYGSGLEAERVLSTSDIFSTSARFTRHESGSFRRHSSSGPLRMTRHGWFWQRGLSSGSVSEHGIAFKLWAGSDGGRKWP, via the exons ATGGAGCAGCGAGCGGTTTTCTTGGCGCTGTTTCTCTGCGTAGTTGGTTCTTTACTTCATGGATCGAAAG GTTTTGCTAAATCCCCATCACCAACAATGCCTCATGCACTTCCTCCTATTGAAGAAAGAACACCTAGCTCTGGACATCATGGAAAACCACCAAGAAAAAACACATCAAGCCCAGTACCTCTGCCAAAAG GACCCATCTCACCTCTTCCAACAGCATTGCCGCCCAAGTCAGAACTTCTGCCTCCAATCATCCAAGGGCCACTACCAGCATCTGTGCCACAAAATGCACCGACTCATCACATAAGTAAGGAGCATAAACACCCAAGGGGGGCATCTCCATCTGCTAAGAATCAGACACCACATGCACCCAGTACAG GCATATCTCCTGTTACGGCCCCACCTGGGCGTGAGGGCCGAGAGCCTTCAAATAATGGATCTCCCCTGCCCATCCCATTTCTTAATCCCAAACCTCCAGCAAGTAAAAGGGTTCGTAGTCCTGCATCTGCACCTGCAGTGTCAATCTCATTTCACAAGCATCATGCAAGGAAAAATGCCAGCAGCCCTGCATCTGCACCTTCTCATGTGTTTCCTCCACCATCCTACCATCAAG GCCCAGTGATCCCTCAAGCTCCGTCACAAGCTCCGGTGGTACTCACTAAGAGGAGTAGACACAAGCCACATGGTCCTCCACCCTCTAGTCAAG GTGCTTCCCTCTCCCCTACGGAAACCCCCTCTCCAACAACTGAACCGGAAGCCCCTACACCTTCTCCCTCAGTGACGGCTCCATCCAGCCAAATTGAAG TTCCCATTTATCCCCCCACAATTTACTCATCTGGGTCTTCTCCAAGGAAGCCAAGGATACCAGCGCGGTCACCTGCTCGAGCATTACCGCCTCCGCCTCCTAATCAAG ATTGTTCGGCACTGTCATGTAGAGAGCCATTAACAAATACCCCCCCAGGATCACCTTGCGGCTGTGTATTGCCGATGCAGGTTGGACTGCGTTTGGGTGTGGCACTGCTCACGTTCTTCACTTTGGTTGCTGAGCTGGCCCAAGAAATTGCATCTGGAGTTTTCATGAAACAAAGCCAGGTCCGCATTATGGGAGCAAATACGGCAATCCAAAATCCCGGCGAGACTGATGTCTTCCTTGATCTTGTACCGTTTGGAGAAAAATTTGACAACATTACAACATTTCTGATGTATGAGAATTTCTGGCATAAACGGGTGGTCATAAAGATTTCCATCTTCGGTGACTACCAAGTGTTGTATGTTCGTTATCCAG GCCTTCCACCCTCACCACCTTTGGCACCCACAGACATTACGATCAATGATGCTGGGCAACTTCCTAGAGACAATCACCCAAGGGCATTGCATCCTTTTGGGGTTGATGTGAGGAAACAAAAAGAAAGACTGGATGGGAGCCTAATTGCCGTCATAGTTCTGTCATCGGCTATacttcttgttttctttcttggAGCCATGTGGCTTTTGCTGTGGAAACTCAGAAACCATACTTGTCAGCCAGCACCAACTCTGCAGACTTTAGTACCTCTTGGAAAGCCATCAG TAGGTGCAGGATCGATAATATTTGGCAGTGGGCCCAGTTCTCCATCGCTGTCCTTCGGCTCTAGCATCGCAACATATACAGGATCTGCTAAAACATTCAGCTTAGCTGAGATGGAGAAAGCCACTGATAATTTTGATGCTTCAACAATACTTGGAGAAGGTGGTTTTGGGCGTGTGTTCAAAGGTGTCCTTGAGGACGGAACAAAGGTGGCTGTGAAAGTTCTCAAGAGAGACGATCGTCAGGGTACCCGGGAGTTCTTGGCGGAGGTTGAGATGCTTAGCCGTTTGCATCACAGGAACTTGGTCAAGTTGATCGGTATATGCACTGAGGAGCATAGCCGCAGCCTGGTCTATGAACTCATTCCAAATGGCAGTGTGGAATCTCATTTGCATG GAGTGGACAAGGAAACTGCTTCACTTGATTGGGATGCGCGAACGAAGATTGCACTTGGTTCAGCTCGAGGTCTTGCCTATCTGCATGAAGATTCAAGCCCTCGTGTTATCCATCGGGATTTCAAGTCCAGCAACATCTTATTGGAATATGATTTTACTCCCAAAGTGTCTGATTTTGGCTTGGCTAAGACAGCCCTGGATGAGGAAAGCGAGCATATCTCGACCCGCATAGTGGGAACTTTTGG CTATGTAGCTCCTGAGTATGCGATGACAGGACATCTGCTCGTCAAGAGTGATGTTTACAGCTATGGTGTCGTCCTTCTTGAGCTTTTAACCGGAAAGAAACCCATAGACATGACACAACCTCCGGGTCAAGAGAACCTAGTCACTTGGGCCCGTCCGCTTCTCACAAGCAAGGAGGGGTTACAGATGCTCATTGATCCGGCTCTTGGTCCTGATTTCCCGTTCGACAGTGTTGCCAAAGTAGCTGCCATTGCTTCGATGTGCGTTCAGCCGGAAGTCACCCACCGTCCTTTCATGGGCGAGGTTGTGCAGGCCTTGAAGCTAGTATGCAATGAGTGTGATGAGAAGAGAGGGGGGTCTGGCAGCTGTAGCCAGGACAATTTATCCCCTCAGGACACTGATACGAGGGTCAGCATTGCTTCCGGTCAGCTGCCATCAACCCACTCCTTTCTTATGGCTAATTACGGATCGGGCCTTGAAGCCGAGCGTGTGCTATCAACATCGGACATATTCAGCACGTCAGCGCGGTTCACGAGGCATGAATCGGGATCGTTTAGGAGGCATTCGAGTTCGGGACCTCTGAGAATGACTCGGCATGGGTGGTTTTGGCAAAGGGGCCTGTCTAGTGGCAGTGTGAGCGAGCATGGTATTGCATTTAAGTTATGGGCCGGATCAGACGGTGGCAGAAAGTGGCCATGA